In Hasllibacter sp. MH4015, the following proteins share a genomic window:
- a CDS encoding FAD-binding protein, translating to MSPASETELAEMIAGAAAPLRIRGGGTRSIGAAGAGEVLRTDALSGVELYEPGALTLVVRAGTPLEEVETLLAEEGQMLPFEPPRMAGVLGRDGVSTIGGVVAANASGPRRFQAGACRDALIGVRFVDGTGSVLKNGGRVMKNVTGYDLVKLMAGSWGTLGVLSEVAFKVLPKLNGATLRVHGVEGARALDAMTRAVTSPFDVNGAALVPGEGAYLRVEGLETSVTYRIGKLKDLLGDLGEIEVIDDPEASAALWRDLRDVARFADGTAALWRISMKASDMVATFLSGPLREVAFDYQLDWAGGLAWVRLSEDAAAHAATTLGAGGTGAEAGIVAFHRHLQNMCRAQTGGHATLFRAPDSVLSQVDVFQPEAAGVARLSAGLRAKFDPRGILNPGLMGT from the coding sequence TTGAGCCCTGCGAGTGAGACAGAACTGGCCGAGATGATTGCCGGGGCCGCAGCACCTTTGCGCATCCGTGGGGGTGGGACGCGATCCATCGGCGCCGCGGGAGCCGGAGAGGTCCTGAGGACCGATGCGCTGTCGGGTGTGGAGCTCTATGAGCCCGGCGCGCTGACCCTCGTCGTGCGCGCGGGCACGCCGTTGGAGGAGGTTGAGACGCTGTTGGCCGAGGAGGGTCAGATGCTGCCCTTCGAGCCGCCACGGATGGCCGGGGTTCTGGGGCGGGACGGTGTGTCTACCATCGGAGGCGTGGTTGCCGCCAATGCCTCCGGCCCGCGCCGGTTCCAGGCCGGGGCCTGCCGGGACGCGCTGATCGGGGTGCGCTTCGTCGATGGTACCGGGTCGGTCCTGAAAAACGGTGGTCGGGTGATGAAAAACGTCACCGGCTATGACCTGGTGAAGTTGATGGCCGGGTCGTGGGGGACATTGGGCGTGCTGAGCGAGGTGGCATTCAAGGTCCTTCCGAAGCTCAACGGGGCGACATTGCGCGTCCACGGGGTGGAGGGCGCGCGCGCCCTGGACGCGATGACGCGGGCTGTGACATCGCCCTTCGATGTCAACGGCGCGGCGCTCGTTCCGGGGGAGGGCGCGTATCTGCGGGTCGAGGGGTTGGAGACCTCCGTCACCTACCGCATCGGCAAGTTGAAGGATCTGTTGGGGGATCTGGGCGAGATCGAGGTGATTGACGACCCGGAGGCCTCCGCCGCCCTGTGGCGCGACCTGCGGGACGTGGCGCGGTTCGCGGACGGAACGGCGGCGCTGTGGCGGATATCCATGAAAGCGTCGGACATGGTGGCAACCTTCCTGTCCGGTCCCTTGCGGGAGGTCGCGTTCGACTATCAGCTGGATTGGGCCGGGGGCCTTGCATGGGTGCGCCTGTCCGAAGATGCCGCGGCGCACGCGGCCACCACGCTGGGGGCGGGCGGGACCGGCGCGGAGGCCGGCATCGTCGCCTTCCACCGGCACCTGCAGAACATGTGCCGCGCGCAGACGGGCGGCCACGCCACCCTGTTCCGGGCACCCGACAGCGTCCTGTCACAGGTTGATGTGTTCCAGCCCGAGGCCGCTGGCGTGGCGCGTCTGTCGGCGGGCTTGCGGGCGAAGTTCGACCCGCGCGGCATCCTGAATCCGGGGCTGATGGGGACATGA
- a CDS encoding FAD-linked oxidase C-terminal domain-containing protein has translation MEMPKPDASVLARKARIVELLTKVLPSSAVIHDETETRAYECDALTAYKCPPLAVVLPSSTEEVAEILKICHAQGVPVVPRGAGTSLAGGALPTADSVILGVARLNRVLETDYENRIIRVQTGRTNLSVTGAVEAEDFFYAPDPSSQLACAIAGNIAMNSGGAHCLKYGVTTNNLLGVTMVTMEGEVIEIGGAHLDSGGYDLLGLICGSEGQLGVVTEATLRILRKPEGARPVLIGFDSNEVAGACVSDIIKAGVLPVAIEFMDRPILEITERHAKAGYPDCEALLIVEVEGSEGEIDAQLGLIKQIARSHNPVELREAETAEEAGRIWLGRKSAFGAVGQVADYMCLDGTIPVSELPRVLKGIEEIADKYGLKVGNVFHAGDGNMHPLIMFDANKPGDLELCEQCGADILRLCVEVGGCLTGEHGVGVEKRDLMGAQFTEADMEVQMKVKDVFDPAWLLNPAKVFPLAASARRREKDFAA, from the coding sequence ATGGAAATGCCAAAGCCCGATGCAAGCGTTCTGGCACGGAAAGCCCGGATCGTGGAGCTCCTGACCAAGGTGCTGCCTTCCTCCGCCGTGATCCACGACGAGACGGAGACGCGCGCCTACGAATGCGACGCGCTGACCGCCTATAAATGCCCGCCGCTTGCGGTGGTGCTGCCCTCGTCCACCGAAGAAGTGGCGGAGATCCTCAAGATCTGCCACGCGCAGGGCGTTCCGGTCGTGCCGCGCGGGGCGGGAACGTCGCTGGCGGGCGGGGCCTTGCCCACGGCGGACAGCGTGATCCTTGGGGTGGCCCGGCTGAACCGCGTTTTGGAGACAGATTACGAAAACCGCATCATCCGGGTACAGACCGGGCGCACGAACCTGAGCGTGACCGGCGCGGTGGAGGCGGAGGACTTCTTCTACGCACCCGACCCGTCCAGCCAGCTGGCCTGCGCCATCGCCGGCAATATCGCGATGAATTCCGGCGGCGCCCACTGCCTGAAGTACGGTGTGACCACGAACAACCTTCTAGGCGTTACGATGGTGACGATGGAAGGCGAGGTGATCGAGATCGGTGGCGCACATCTGGACAGCGGCGGCTACGATCTTCTGGGCCTGATCTGCGGCAGCGAAGGCCAGTTGGGCGTGGTGACAGAGGCGACCCTGCGCATCTTGCGAAAGCCCGAGGGCGCGCGGCCCGTCCTGATCGGGTTCGACAGCAACGAGGTCGCGGGGGCCTGCGTGTCGGACATCATCAAAGCCGGTGTCCTGCCCGTTGCGATCGAGTTCATGGACCGCCCGATCCTTGAGATCACGGAGCGCCACGCGAAGGCCGGCTATCCCGACTGCGAAGCGTTGCTCATCGTGGAGGTCGAAGGCTCCGAAGGGGAGATCGACGCGCAACTTGGCCTCATCAAGCAGATCGCACGGTCCCACAACCCGGTCGAACTGCGCGAGGCGGAAACCGCGGAGGAGGCCGGGCGCATCTGGCTGGGACGCAAAAGCGCCTTCGGCGCGGTCGGTCAGGTGGCCGATTACATGTGCCTGGACGGCACGATCCCGGTGAGCGAATTGCCGAGGGTCCTGAAGGGGATCGAAGAGATCGCAGACAAATACGGGCTGAAGGTCGGCAACGTCTTTCATGCCGGCGACGGGAACATGCATCCGCTGATCATGTTCGATGCCAACAAGCCGGGCGACCTGGAACTGTGCGAGCAATGCGGCGCGGATATCCTGCGGCTCTGCGTGGAGGTGGGCGGCTGCCTGACCGGAGAGCACGGGGTGGGCGTGGAGAAACGCGACCTCATGGGCGCGCAGTTTACCGAGGCCGACATGGAAGTGCAGATGAAGGTCAAGGATGTCTTCGACCCGGCGTGGTTGCTGAACCCGGCCAAGGTGTTCCCCCTGGCGGCCTCCGCCCGTCGCCGCGAGAAGGATTTCGCTGCTTGA